CGGTCTCCCCAACAGATACAATTTCATCTAAGAGGGAACCTAGGATTTGTGGAATACAGCGAATGGAATAAATATCTTGGATTCTGCTTCCCTCTTGTTTCTCTTTGGAGTTTTGGGACACGGTAGGATAAAGAATACGAACGATTTTTTTTGGGCCGTCAAACTGTTTGTGGTTGTGATAGGCAGGATGAAAGGCATCAGCAAACACTGAGTGAAAACTAAATAGGTATTGTAAAAGTTCTACTGAGTAAGAAAGAAGGTTACGAAACTCTAAGACCTGGAGACCAAGTAAGGCCGTTGTAAAACTGGTTCCATTGGTGAGGGAAATAGCTTCTTTTGCTTCTGGAGACCAAGGAAACCCTGGAATTTTTGACTTCCCTCCATTCCACCGGCTGGGTCCTAAATCCTTACCAAGACCTGTAAATCCAGACTCACCAAGAAGGGCTAATGGGAGATAACTCAAAGGAATCAAATCTCCCGATGCAGAAAGGGAACCCCTTTCTGGCAAAACAGGTATACAATCCAATTCCAAAAGTGCATTCAATAGTTCTAATGTTTCAAAACGAATGCCCGATCCACCAAGCGATAAACAATGGATCCTTGCTGCAAGGACTGCCCTTGCTTCTTTGTGATTTAGATGGGAATGCGGAATCCCATCTTTGGAAAAAACTGGTTCTACTGTCAGATGGTAAATTAAAGATTTTTGGATTTTTACAACATCCTCATTGGAAGTGAAGGCATGAGGGCCAAATCCCGTATGAATTCCATAGATTAGTTTTTCTTTAGAAGATTTTAGAATGGCTTGAACTTGAGTTCGTTCTTCGTCGATTTTAGGACGAACGGAAGTTAAATGGGAAAAGGAACCAGATTTGGATAATGTTTGGAGTGTAGATAAGTTCAAAGTAATTTAAAACCGGGGAATCTCCCCGGTTTGTCCAAAAGTTTAGACGAAGAATACGAAGGTAATTAGGATAAATACAGGAACTAATATTCCCATAGAGTATGCTAAGTAACCACCAAAGGATGGCATCTTTACTTTGTTTTCTTCTGCAACAGATTTCACCATAAAGTTAGGAGCGTTACCAATATAGGTGTTGGCACCCATAAAGACCGCACCAACTGAAATGGCTTTTAAAATTTCTTCCGCTTGGACATTTCCAATGAACTGACCTAAAGTGAGAGGGCTTGCAGCACCCACTGGAGTGAGTAAACCAGAAGCTAACGAACCGAAGGTGAGGTAAGTTGGCGCATTGTCAAGAACCGACGAGAAAGCTCCTGTTGCCCAGAAAAACTGCCAGTTTTGTGTGATTCCCAGTTCCTTACCATGTGCTTCGAGTAATACAAGCGCAGGAATCATCGTAATGAAAATTCCAATGAAAAGATAAGCAACTTCTTGGATGGGGTGGAGAGTGAAGTTGTTGAACTTACGGTTTTCTTCTTTAGAAGTAAACTTAGAAAGACCAATCAATACAAGTAAAACGGCTTCTCGGATAAATCCAAGAGTAGGAGTTTCATTGATTTGTGGAATGTAGTTACTGTTTAAAAAAGCAACAGCTAAAATCACACCAAGTAACCAAATGAAGTTTACCTGACCACCGATCGAGAATGGAGTCGCAAGTTTATCGTCTTTTTTAATGTCCTTTTTTGTTTCCTTTTTGTAAGCGAGAGTGTCCCATACAAAATAAACGGCAAGTAAGATCACAGTGGCAAACAACATCTCAGGCAAGAGTTTGAATGTCCAAGTGAAAGGAACTCCTTTTAAATAACCAAGGAAAAGTGGAGGATCGCCTAGTGGTGTTAAGGAACCGCCAATGTTGGAAACAAGGAAAATAAAGAATACAACCGTGTGAACCACATGTTTTCTTTCGCTATTTGTTTTTAACAAAGGACGAATGAGTAACATCGAAGCACCTGTGGTTCCAATAAAGGAAGCAAGGCCCGCACCGATTAACAAGTACAATGTGTTATTGAGTGGGGTAGCATGGATGTCTCCCTTGATAACAATTCCACCGGAAATATAAAACAAAGATCCGAGTAAAATAATAAAAGGGATATAATCGAAGAAAACTGTATGAACTATATTATGGCTGTAACCATAAACAAGTAGAACCACAAAAGAAATGGCTCCGAGTCCAACAGCAAGAATCAATTTGTTATTATTGTCTTCCCACCAATGAGAAGTTTTGTGAGAAGCAACTGGCAAAATTGCAATGGAAAGTAAAATGGCAACAAATGGCAATACTGACCAATATGGCAATTCCTGATGTACTGATTCGCCGTGAGACGAATGTCCTGTTTCTTCCTGAGTGGTTGGTTGCGTCGGAACCGAAGTCGGGTCTTCCGCAAATAAACCTGCTGTTGTCACTGACAAACAAACCAGGAATACTATCGTTGTGAGAAGCTTCTTCAACATGCTCACCATCCTATTTTTTTTAGGACAGCTTACCTGAAATCCAAACCTCGTGGAACTAAAAAAACCGAGATTCTCCAATTTTTAAAGGAATGAAATGATCTTCTGAGATACCCGCTCTTTTTAACTCCTCTTTAGTGCGGGGCACAGGAGAATCTAAGGCCTCATCCGAGAGAACAAAGGTCATATAATGCATCGGAACCAAATATTTAGCCTTCAAGTCCACAAAAGCTTGGACCGCTTGGATTGGATCTACATGTACGGGTTCCATCATCCAGCGGGGTTCTGTCGCTCCAATGGGTAAGATGGCAACATCAATCGGTCCCAATCGTTCCGAAATTTCACGAAAATGGGTATAATATCCGGTATCTCCTCCAAAGTAGACTTTTTCCTTTTCGCCAGAAATTAGATAACTCCCCCAGAGAGTTTCATCCCTATCGAATAACCCACGCCCGCTAAAGTGTTGGGTAGGGGTGAAAGTGATGCTTAAATCGTTAGTTTTTGTTTCTTCCCACCAATCCATTTCCTTCACATTTTTTAAACCTTCAGCTAACAAGAGTTTACTGTTTCCGATTCCCGTAAAAACTAGGGGATGGAATTTTTCTTCTAATTGTTTCAGAGTGGGCAGATCCGTGTGGTCGTAATGATTGTGTGATAAGATGACAATATCAATTCGAGGTAGGTTTTCGATTTTGATTCCGGGAGGAGTGTAACGTTTTGGTCCAATAAAACTAACCGGCGAACACCTCTCACTCCATATAGGATCTGTTAGGATGTTCACTCCATCGATTTGAATGAGAGTTGTGGCATGCCCAACCCAAGTCACAGATAGTTTGGAATGGTTAGTCAACAATTGGTTCCCATCATTTTGCAAAATGGGAAAGGGTGGATAATCTTTCGGATCTAAACTATGGGGAAGTTGGAAACGTTGGAATTGCCAAGAGATTACATTCCATAAACCTTTGGTTTCAAAGTTGGGGTTTGGGTTTTTAAATCCATCGGCTGTATGGTGGGAATTACGAACACTGGCATCGGCAAAACAGGACAACGAAAAAAAGACAAGTAAGGATATTAAAGATAGGGACTTCACGAGGATTAGACCGAAACAAACTTCGTATGTTAGGAATTTTCGATTGCGTTTTTTAAAAACGGGAACCACCTTTTTGTTATTATGTTTAGGTTCAAAGAAACAAAAGATTTGATGATTGCCTATGCAAAATGGAGAGATACTGTCGATCGAACCGAAGGAAGTGAAACTGTCTTTGGAGCCAACGCGGAAGTTTCCGAAATTGCTCGTGACCTCCGAGAAGATGCAGAGTTCGAACTTAGAATTCTCATCCAAGATTTAAAAAAACAAAATCCTTCTGCCATCAAAGAATGGGTAGAGATGACCAAAGTGTATTTAAATAAAATCGAAAGTACTGTTCCCGAAGAACAAATCCAACAGCGAAAACAAATTGCACGCGATTGGAAGTATTTGCGCACTCCCTTAGGAATTTCCGTACGTTACCCGCACCCTTCTCAATATTGGGGAAGTGGGATTGGTGTTTTAGGTCCAGATTTAGACTGGTAAGATTTCCTTCCTTTCCGAATCCTACTACCAATGGATTCAATATTCTTTACACTATCCAAATTTGGAACTGTTCTACTCTACCCACTTCCTTTATTTTTTCTTTTGGCCTTCCTACTTGTTCTTAAAACCAAATCGGGACAAGGAAAGTTTCGTCTCTTCCGAATTGTTTTGTTTTTATATTTAGCATCTAACGCCTATGTTGCTAACCTCCTTGTACAGTCACTGGAAAAAGATTACCCACCAGTTGCGATTCAAGATGTGCCCAAATCAGACGTTGCCATCGTGTTAGGTGGTATGATCCAAACGATATCTTTACACCCTGGAAGGCCAGAACTATCCGACTCCGCAGACCGATTGACAGATGCCATTAGACTTTATAAAGCCGGGAAGGTAAAAAAGATCCTGTTTACCGGTGGATCGGGACTTCTTTTTGCAGATGCTTATAAGGAAGCAGACTTAGCAAAAGAAATTTTTTTAGGGCTTGGGGTTTTGGAAAAAGATTTAATTTGGGAAAACAACTCTCGTAACACTTTTGAAAATGCAGTCGAAACAAAGAAGTTGTTAAATGAAAAAAAACTAGAATCAGCGGTTCTCATCACTTCTGCTTTCCATATGAAACGAGCAGCCGGATGTTTTGTAAAACAAGGAATCACTTTTTTTCCCTATCCTACGGACTATCGTGCTACCAATCTCCAATCAGGGGCATTCGAACTATACATCCCTTCTGCTAGTTTTTTGGACCAAACCACTCTCTCTATCAAAGAATGGGTAGGGTATTTTGTGTATCGTGCTAAATCCTATTTGTAAGCCTTCTAAATCTGCTGTTTTTTTAAGACCTTTTTGTTTGACCGAAACTTGCAATCGGAGAGGTTAGAGGAAAGACGGGAATCCGTCTAAAGAATGGATTATGAATCGTAAGTTTTTAACTCTTTTGTTTCTTATTGGACTTTCCCTCGGTGGAATTGCCTATTTTTCTTCGCAGGAAACTTCCTATCTCCTTTTGGATGCTTCCGAACTTGCTGCCAACCAAACCAAATACTCGGACCAAAACCTTCGTGTGCGTGGGTTTGTCAGGGTGGGTAGCCTAGTCCGTGAGGGAAAAAAAGCGAAATTTGATTTGGAACTGAATGATCAAATCATCCCTGTATTTTTTACAGGAGCCACGCTTTTGCCTGATGCTTTTAAAGAAGGAGCAAGGGCCCGAGTGGACGGAAAGTTAGATCACGGGGTTTTAGT
This portion of the Leptospira terpstrae serovar Hualin str. LT 11-33 = ATCC 700639 genome encodes:
- a CDS encoding MBL fold metallo-hydrolase, which encodes MKSLSLISLLVFFSLSCFADASVRNSHHTADGFKNPNPNFETKGLWNVISWQFQRFQLPHSLDPKDYPPFPILQNDGNQLLTNHSKLSVTWVGHATTLIQIDGVNILTDPIWSERCSPVSFIGPKRYTPPGIKIENLPRIDIVILSHNHYDHTDLPTLKQLEEKFHPLVFTGIGNSKLLLAEGLKNVKEMDWWEETKTNDLSITFTPTQHFSGRGLFDRDETLWGSYLISGEKEKVYFGGDTGYYTHFREISERLGPIDVAILPIGATEPRWMMEPVHVDPIQAVQAFVDLKAKYLVPMHYMTFVLSDEALDSPVPRTKEELKRAGISEDHFIPLKIGESRFF
- a CDS encoding sodium:proton antiporter, giving the protein MLKKLLTTIVFLVCLSVTTAGLFAEDPTSVPTQPTTQEETGHSSHGESVHQELPYWSVLPFVAILLSIAILPVASHKTSHWWEDNNNKLILAVGLGAISFVVLLVYGYSHNIVHTVFFDYIPFIILLGSLFYISGGIVIKGDIHATPLNNTLYLLIGAGLASFIGTTGASMLLIRPLLKTNSERKHVVHTVVFFIFLVSNIGGSLTPLGDPPLFLGYLKGVPFTWTFKLLPEMLFATVILLAVYFVWDTLAYKKETKKDIKKDDKLATPFSIGGQVNFIWLLGVILAVAFLNSNYIPQINETPTLGFIREAVLLVLIGLSKFTSKEENRKFNNFTLHPIQEVAYLFIGIFITMIPALVLLEAHGKELGITQNWQFFWATGAFSSVLDNAPTYLTFGSLASGLLTPVGAASPLTLGQFIGNVQAEEILKAISVGAVFMGANTYIGNAPNFMVKSVAEENKVKMPSFGGYLAYSMGILVPVFILITFVFFV
- a CDS encoding aromatic amino acid ammonia-lyase, with the protein product MNLSTLQTLSKSGSFSHLTSVRPKIDEERTQVQAILKSSKEKLIYGIHTGFGPHAFTSNEDVVKIQKSLIYHLTVEPVFSKDGIPHSHLNHKEARAVLAARIHCLSLGGSGIRFETLELLNALLELDCIPVLPERGSLSASGDLIPLSYLPLALLGESGFTGLGKDLGPSRWNGGKSKIPGFPWSPEAKEAISLTNGTSFTTALLGLQVLEFRNLLSYSVELLQYLFSFHSVFADAFHPAYHNHKQFDGPKKIVRILYPTVSQNSKEKQEGSRIQDIYSIRCIPQILGSLLDEIVSVGETVERELNSLSDNPVLIQSEDGLRFAEGGGFYAAQVSFAADRLQNAMAVWFTWVDRFLNYLFEPKENGEFPLMLSEKPGTYAGLSGLGLMSTHLTAEVRRDSMPGSVQSIPTNGNNQDIVPMGAISVLRNRRTVASGYKLLSILAFTIYQSSRFAKRKDLVPNLDLFLGIETMAEDRSLDFEIQTLMERLSNSTSSLVKIPID
- a CDS encoding cytochrome c maturation protein CcmE domain-containing protein; the protein is MNRKFLTLLFLIGLSLGGIAYFSSQETSYLLLDASELAANQTKYSDQNLRVRGFVRVGSLVREGKKAKFDLELNDQIIPVFFTGATLLPDAFKEGARARVDGKLDHGVLVASHVEAKCASKYEAGYAEEK
- a CDS encoding YdcF family protein; its protein translation is MDSIFFTLSKFGTVLLYPLPLFFLLAFLLVLKTKSGQGKFRLFRIVLFLYLASNAYVANLLVQSLEKDYPPVAIQDVPKSDVAIVLGGMIQTISLHPGRPELSDSADRLTDAIRLYKAGKVKKILFTGGSGLLFADAYKEADLAKEIFLGLGVLEKDLIWENNSRNTFENAVETKKLLNEKKLESAVLITSAFHMKRAAGCFVKQGITFFPYPTDYRATNLQSGAFELYIPSASFLDQTTLSIKEWVGYFVYRAKSYL